DNA from Mesorhizobium loti R88b:
CCGGCGCTGTCGCGACCGGCAGGGCAGGACCACGAATGACGGTGAAGGCAGGCGGAGCCGTCTGCGGCATCGGCTGGACCGGCTCGCGAACGAAATGCGCCTTGCCGACCTGCGAACGGGCCTTCTGGATAACCGAGATGACCGTGCCGAGCAGGACCGCCGAGCGCGCCGGCTTGGTCAGATGCGCGGCAATGCCGAAATCGATGATCATCTTGCCGAAATCGACCTGGTCGACCGAGGTCAGGATGACGATCGGGATGGAAGAAAGCCGGCTGTCGGCAGCGATGGCCCGGGCGACATCGGCGCCGTTCATGCCGGGCATCTGGTAGTCGAGGATGATGCAGTCGACGCTGGCACCCAACTGGCAGGCCCGATCGAGGAAGGCGAGCCCCATCGCGCCGCTTTCGGCGGCGGCGCAGTCGAAGCTCCAGCTTCTGAGCTGCTCAAGCAGGATCTCACGGTTGACCGGATTGTCGTCGATGACCAGCACGCGCGCGCCGGTGACGTCGACCGGAACGATCGCGTCGCGGGCCTCGGCACGGTGTACGGACAGCGGCACCGCGAACCAGAAGACGGAGCCGCGCCCGATCTCGCTCTCGACGCCGATCTTGCCGGCCATCAGGTCGACAAGGCGGGCGGCAATAGCCAGCCCAAGGCCGGTGCCTTCGTGGCGGCGGGTCGAGGACCCATCGACCTGGGCGAATTTCTCGAACACGTTCTGCAGTTTCTCGGCCGGGATGCCGATGCCGGTGTCCTCGACCCGCAGCTTGAGCTGGACCACGTCGTTGACGGTCTCGCCGCCGACATCGATCAGCACATGGCCCTTCTCGGTGAACTTCACCGCATTGCCGACCAGGTTGGTGACGATCTGCCGGAAGCGGCCGGCGTCGCCGACGACATAGGCAGGCAGGCGCGGATCGACCCGCACGATCAGCTCGAGGTTCTTTTCGGCAACGCGCGCCGAGACCAGCGTCGCCACATCCTCGACCGCTTCGGCGAGGCGGAAGGGGGCAGGGTCCAGCGTCAACTGTCCGGCATTGATCTTCGAGAAGTCGAGGATGTCGTTGATGATGGTGAGCAGCGCATTGCCGGATTTGACGATGACATCGGTGAAGGTCTTCTGGCGAGGTGTGAGGTCAGTCTTGGCCAGCAATTCGGCCATCCCCAGCACGCCGTTCATCGGCGTACGGATCTCATGGCTCATATTGGCCAGGAATTCGGACTTGGCGCGGTCGGCGGCCTCGGCCTTGAACAGGGATTCGGCGGATTGGGCAAAGGCGCGGCGGATCGCCTGTTCCATCGGCCGGAAGACCCAGAAGGCGACGACAGCTAGCACGCCGAACAACAGGCCGCTCGCCCACAGCAGCAGCCGGTCGCTGGACGCATCGGCCAGATGGCGCTCCTCGTCCATCGCGGTGCGGATACGGACCAGCATCGGCTGGACAAACAGGTCGTTCTGGTTGCGGATTTCCCGGTAGCTCCATTCATCGCCCTTTTGCGCCACCGACATCAAATTGAGGTTGCGCACCATGTCGCGCGCCGACCAGAACAGGTCGCCGTTGACCGAGGAGGCTTCGAGTTCGTTGACGGTATTGGCCGACAGCCGCTGATGTATCGCGGCGAACTGGACGCCCAGCGTCTCGATCTCGCTGGTCAGGCGTACGGAATGGTCGCGCGCCGATGCGGTCAGCGCATCGCGCGTTTCGTTGCGCCAGGCCGAGCCGGTTGTCTCGGCGAAGCTGGTCGCATTGCGCAGGTCGCGGGTGAAGACGACGAGGTTGCTGCTCAGCCCATCGATCTCATGACGGAAGGAATTGACACGGTTGAGCCCAAACATGATGGCCGTGGAGGCCAGCGCGAAAATCAGCAATCCTGAAAGATAGCGAATCCGGACAAACCGGATGAAGGAAGAATATTCCGGCATGCGCAACCCCAACACATACGCATTATTTTAACGACCGGGATTACGCTTCATTTACATTAAGATTTCGTTCGCGCGCGAGCAGCGTGATTGCTCCGTGGCACGGCGCTGCGGATCAGATCGATGCGGTGATGCCACCGTCGACATAGAGTATATGGCCGTTGACAAAGGACGAGGCATCGGAAGCCAGGAACACGCAGGCCCCGACCAGTTCCTCGACCTTGCCCCAGCGGCCGGCTGGCGTGCGCTTTTCGAGCCAGCCGCTGAAGGCCGGGTCGGCGACAAGGGCTGCATTGAGCGGCGTGTCGAAATAGCCGGGTGCGATGGCGTTGCATTGCAGGCCATATTTCGCCCAGTCCGTCGCCATGCCCTTGGTCAGGTTGCCGACCGCGCCTTTCGTTGCCGTATAGGGGGCGATGCCGGGGCGGGCGAGTGCGGTCTGCACGGAGCCGATGTTGATGATCTTGCCGCGGCCGCGTCTGATCATGTGGCGCGCCACGGCCTGGCCGACATGGAACACGCTGGCGACATTGGTCTGCAACAGGCGCTCGAACGCATCGGCGGGAAAATCCTCGAGCGGCGTGCGGAACTGCATGCCGGCATTGTTGACCAAGATGTCGATCGGCCCGTTGCTCAACTCGAAGCTGTCGATCGCGGCGCGGACCGCGTCATGGTCGGTCGCGTCGAAGACAAGTGTTTCCGCCCCGGAAATCTGCGCCGCCGCAGCGGCAAGCTTTGCCTCGTCACGGCCGTTGAGGACCACCTTTGCACCGGCCTGCGCCAGGCCCTTGGCCAAGCCGAACCCGATGCCTTGCGATGAGCCGGTTACGAGTGCCCGGCGGCCGCTGAGATCAAACAAGGTGGATGACATTTGCCGATTGCCTCTCATTGCCGAATACGGTTGGGTCAAGTGAAGCGAAACTGGTGCAGGCGCGCAAGGCGATAGGCAAGCTGGTACGCCGTTGACGCGCGGCTTATGTTGATGCTGCTGCTGGAATTGCCTGGGAGTTTGCCTGCATGAAGTCGGTCGTCATCCACGCCGCAAAGGACCTGCGCATCGAAGACCGCCCGGTCGAGGAACCCGGCACCGGCCAGGTGCTGTTGCGTCTCGCCACCGGCGGCATTTGCGGCAGCGACCTGCACTACTACAATCATGGCGGCTTCGGAACGGTGCGTCTCAAAGAGCCGATGATCCTCGGCCACGAGGTTTCCGGTCGCATTGAGAAGGTCGGTCCCGGCGTCACCGGCCTGGAGGCTGGTCAACTGGTCGCCGTCTCGCCATCGCGGCCTTGCTATACCTGCCGCTATTGCCGCGAAGGCATGCACAATCAGTGCCTCAACATGCGCTTCTATGGCAGCGCCATGCCGTTCCCGCACATCCAGGGCGCGTTCCGCGAAATGCTGGTGGCGGATGCGCCGCAATGCGTGCCGGCCGATGGGCTGACATCAGGCGAGGCCGCGATGGCCGAACCGCTGGCGGTGTGCCTCCACGCCACAAGGCGGGCCGGCGAAATGCTTGGCAAGCGGGTGCTGGTGACCGGCTGCGGGCCGATCGGTTTGCTGTCGATCCTGTGCGCGCGGCGCGCTGGGGCTGCCGAGATCGTCGCCGTCGATCTGACCGATTTCACCCTGTCGATGGCGCTGCGTGCCGGCGCCGACAAGGCGATCAACAGCCGGACCGAGCCCGAGGGATTGGCGCCTT
Protein-coding regions in this window:
- a CDS encoding response regulator, with the protein product MPEYSSFIRFVRIRYLSGLLIFALASTAIMFGLNRVNSFRHEIDGLSSNLVVFTRDLRNATSFAETTGSAWRNETRDALTASARDHSVRLTSEIETLGVQFAAIHQRLSANTVNELEASSVNGDLFWSARDMVRNLNLMSVAQKGDEWSYREIRNQNDLFVQPMLVRIRTAMDEERHLADASSDRLLLWASGLLFGVLAVVAFWVFRPMEQAIRRAFAQSAESLFKAEAADRAKSEFLANMSHEIRTPMNGVLGMAELLAKTDLTPRQKTFTDVIVKSGNALLTIINDILDFSKINAGQLTLDPAPFRLAEAVEDVATLVSARVAEKNLELIVRVDPRLPAYVVGDAGRFRQIVTNLVGNAVKFTEKGHVLIDVGGETVNDVVQLKLRVEDTGIGIPAEKLQNVFEKFAQVDGSSTRRHEGTGLGLAIAARLVDLMAGKIGVESEIGRGSVFWFAVPLSVHRAEARDAIVPVDVTGARVLVIDDNPVNREILLEQLRSWSFDCAAAESGAMGLAFLDRACQLGASVDCIILDYQMPGMNGADVARAIAADSRLSSIPIVILTSVDQVDFGKMIIDFGIAAHLTKPARSAVLLGTVISVIQKARSQVGKAHFVREPVQPMPQTAPPAFTVIRGPALPVATAPESTTALNGPIDILIAEDNDVNQLVFGQILNGLGLSYRIAGNGRTAVEMYRSLHPKLILMDVSMPEMNGYEATRAIRAIEASSGGHIPIIGVTAHALKGDRDKCIEAGMDDYLPKPVSPDRLGTKIGTWLSETVVAKTA
- a CDS encoding SDR family oxidoreductase, producing the protein MSSTLFDLSGRRALVTGSSQGIGFGLAKGLAQAGAKVVLNGRDEAKLAAAAAQISGAETLVFDATDHDAVRAAIDSFELSNGPIDILVNNAGMQFRTPLEDFPADAFERLLQTNVASVFHVGQAVARHMIRRGRGKIINIGSVQTALARPGIAPYTATKGAVGNLTKGMATDWAKYGLQCNAIAPGYFDTPLNAALVADPAFSGWLEKRTPAGRWGKVEELVGACVFLASDASSFVNGHILYVDGGITASI
- a CDS encoding L-idonate 5-dehydrogenase; translation: MKSVVIHAAKDLRIEDRPVEEPGTGQVLLRLATGGICGSDLHYYNHGGFGTVRLKEPMILGHEVSGRIEKVGPGVTGLEAGQLVAVSPSRPCYTCRYCREGMHNQCLNMRFYGSAMPFPHIQGAFREMLVADAPQCVPADGLTSGEAAMAEPLAVCLHATRRAGEMLGKRVLVTGCGPIGLLSILCARRAGAAEIVAVDLTDFTLSMALRAGADKAINSRTEPEGLAPYLADKGTFDILYECSGSAAALAQGIAALRPRGTIVQIGLGGAEMALPMSAITTKELTLNGSFRFHPEFAIGVELMRKGLIDVKPLITHTVALDEALSGFDLANDRSQAMKVQIAFA